One window of the Rosa rugosa chromosome 3, drRosRugo1.1, whole genome shotgun sequence genome contains the following:
- the LOC133739728 gene encoding prunin 1 Pru du 6-like, producing the protein MSSEANSHLPRYKNEVYEFEIVITCKEKNGMRSLTRHVYFSPPHVLLSPINLNTDALYSPLHHNPKLASYLPLINTMAKHLALAFSLCLLVLFHGCLASRQQSSQQNECQLNQIQAREPDNRIETEAGRIESWDYNQDDLQCAGVAVQRITIERNGLHLPSYTNTPRLAYVVQGRGHLGMVFPGCPETFEESEQSDEEQQDQQQQRQGQQGQQGQFGQQGQQGQQDFEQLDRHQRVRRVKEGDVIAIPAGVTTWSHNDGDRSLVFVTLLDIGNNHNQLDQNPRRFYLAGNPQDEFNQQGQRQQGQQGRSRQQRQGNNNNNIFAGFETQLLADALNIDQQTAQQLQGQNDNRPQIVRVQGRLDFVEPPRSQREERQLQGQQGQQGQNGLEELFCHMKIKQNIGKPSMADVFSPQAGRISTLNSFSMPILRHLRLSAERGFLYNNAIHSPHWNLNAHEIVYVIRGSARVQVVNDNGETILDDQVRQGQLFVVPQNHAVLQKAMSNGYEYIAFKTDDNAMINTLAGRTSVLRALPDVVLANAYQMDREQARNLKYNRQETLALSSSRSSQSQVLVGVNEM; encoded by the exons ATGTCCTCTGAAGCCAATAGCCACCTGCCCAGGTATAAAAATGAGGTGTATGAATTTGAAATAGTGATAACATGCAAAGAGAAGAATGGCATGAGATCCCTTACACGTCATGTGTacttttctcctcctcacgtcctCCTCTCTCCTATAAATTTAAATACCGACGCCCTCTACTCGCCACTTCACCACAACccaaagctagctagctatctaCCACTGATCAATACTATGGCAAAGCATTTAGCTCTCGCCTTTTCTCTTTGCTTGCTTGTTCTCTTCCACGGCTGCTTAGCCAGTCGCCAACAATCCAGCCAGCAAAATGAGTGCCAGCTGAACCAGATTCAAGCCCGCGAGCCTGACAACCGTATTGAGACTGAAGCAGGTCGGATTGAGTCATGGGACTACAACCAGGATGACTTGCAGTGCGCTGGTGTCGCTGTTCAAAGAATCACCATTGAGCGTAATGGCCTTCACTTGCCTTCTTACACTAACACTCCAAGGCTTGCGTACGTTGTACAAG GTAGGGGTCATCTAGGGATGGTATTTCCTGGCTGTCCTGAGACATTTGAGGAGTCTGAGCAATCTGATGAAGAACAACAGGATCAGCAACAACAACGGCAAGGCCAACAAGGACAACAAGGACAATTCGGACAGCAAGGCCAACAAGGACAACAAGACTTTGAACAGCTAGACCGACACCAGAGGGTGCGACGCGTCAAAGAAGGTGATGTTATCGCAATCCCCGCCGGAGTCACAACCTGGTCTCACAACGATGGTGACAGATCTCTTGTTTTTGTTACTCTTTTAGACATCGGCAATAACCACAATCAGCTTGACCAAAACCCAAGG CGATTTTATCTTGCTGGTAACCCACAAGATGAGTTCAACCAACAAGGCCAAAGACAACAAGGACAACAAGGAAGGAGCAGGCAGCAACGGCAgggaaacaacaacaacaacatctttgCCGGCTTCGAGACACAGCTCCTCGCCGACGCTCTCAACATCGACCAACAGACTGCCCAGCAGCTCCAGGGACAGAACGACAACAGGCCACAGATTGTTAGGGTTCAGGGACGTCTCGACTTTGTCGAGCCACCACGGTCACAGAGGGAGgaaagacaactgcaaggacAACAAGGACAACAGGGACAGAATGGCCTTGAGGAGCTATTCTGCCACATGAAGATCAAGCAGAACATCGGCAAGCCTTCAATGGCTGACGTCTTCAGCCCGCAAGCCGGTCGCATCAGCACCCTCAACAGCTTTAGCATGCCTATTCTCAGGCACCTCCGCCTCAGTGCTGAGAGAGGCTTCTTGTACAAC AATGCTATCCACAGCCCACACTGGAACTTGAATGCCCATGAGATCGTCTATGTCATCAGAGGTAGCGCCAGGGTTCAGGTGGTGAACGACAACGGCGAGACCATCTTGGACGACCAGGTCCGCCAGGGACAGCTCTTCGTCGTGCCACAGAACCACGCCGTGTTGCAGAAGGCCATGAGCAACGGATACGAGTACATTGCCTTCAAGACCGATGACAATGCCATGATCAACACTCTGGCTGGCAGGACCTCCGTCTTGCGGGCACTCCCCGACGTGGTCCTCGCCAACGCCTACCAGATGGACCGTGAGCAGGCAAGGAACCTCAAATACAACAGGCAGGAGACCCTTGCCTTGAGCTCCTCAAGGTCTTCCCAGTCACAGGTACTGGTGGGAGTAAATGAGATGTAA
- the LOC133740019 gene encoding exosome complex component RRP41 homolog: protein MEFVSPEDLRLDGRRPTEMRQIRAEIGVVAKADGSAMFEMGNTKVVAAVYGPREVQNRSQQLNANVLVRCEYTMANFSTGDRMRKPKGDRRSTEISLVIRQTMEECILTNLMPWSQIDIFVHVLQADGGTRSACINAATLALADAGIPMRDIVTSCSAGYLNSTPLLDLNYIEDSAGGADVTLGIMPKLDKVTLLQMDAKLSLDTVENVMQLAIEGCKAVADYIREILLENTKQLQYRRGT from the exons ATGGAGTTCGTCAGCCCTGAAGATCTTCGTTTAGATGGTCGTCGTCCCACGGAA ATGAGGCAAATTCGAGCAGAGATTGGTGTTGTAGCCAAAGCCGACGG TTCTGCTATGTTTGAGATGGGTAACACCAAAGTTGTTGCTGCTGTTTATGGCCCTAGAGAG GTCCAAAATAGGAGCCAACAGCTGAATGCCAATGTGTTG GTGCGATGTGAATACACCATGGCAAATTTTAGTACCGGAGATCGGATGAGAAAACCGAAGGGTGATAG GAGATCCACAGAGATATCTCTAGTTATTCGCCAAACCATGGAAGAATGCATTTTGACAAACTTAATGCCTTGGTCTCAG ATAGACATTTTTGTGCACGTTCTCCAAGCAGATGGAG gaACTAGATCTGCATGTATCAATGCTGCAACCCTGGCCCTTGCAGACGCTGGAATTCCAATGCGGGATATCGTTACTTCGTGCAGTGCTGGGTACCTTAATAGCACACCTCTACTTG ATTTAAACTATATAGAAGATAGTGCTGGAGGCGCTGATGTCACTTTAGGAATTATGCCGAAGTTGGACAAAGTGACTCTTCTTCAG ATGGATGCTAAGTTGTCGTTGGATACTGTTGAAAATGTAATGCAACTTGCAATCGAAGGCTGCAAGGCAGTTGCAGATTACATTAGAGAA ATATTATTGGAGAACACAAAGCAATTGCAGTATCGTCGAGGAACATAG